ACACCGTCCAGCGCAGGAACGTGAGGGCTAATGCTTTAACCTGTGCGTCGGCCTGTCCTGCGATCAGATCGATAATCGCTGAACCGGCGAATTCAACCAGCGCGACTAGCAGAAACGATGACAGAACCAGTAATGACATTGACTGGCGAGCCGCAGAACTCGCTTGCTTTCTATTGCGTTGCCCCAGGCTGAACGCGACAACAACGGCAGTCCCCAACGCGACGGCGGTAAAGAAGGCGATGATGACCATATTGAAGCTATCAGCCAGACCGACGGCTGCCATGGCTTCTTTCCCCAGCCAACTGACCAGGAAGGTGCTGAAAACCCCCATCAGCACGACGCAAAGGCCTTCAATAAAGATAGGGAAGGCGAGCGGTGAGATTTCTCTCCAGAAGAGAACGCGGTTGGAGTAACGCTTTTTATACCAGTCTGTGTCTTTTAATTTTTTCATGAAACGGTCTTGGAAGTATCTCAAGTTTCCCTGTCAGTACGGTAAACAGAGCCACAAAGTGGTGGCTCGCAAATAGCATCATTTTGCACGGTATCATGATATCCATTTGTGCAATCGCGACAGCATGGCTGTTTTTTAAAATAGCGTTCCTATTTACAGAGTATCAGCCGCCAAATCGATGTCCAGCCTGGATTGCTGTCCCCGCATGGAAAGTTGTTGCATGTTTTTATTAATTAATTTAGATTTTTCTTTATTAGTTATTTCTAAATTAAAAGTAAGGCACATACAACCAGCGGTATCACCTTCCTTGCCGATTGAACACAGCCGCATTATGCCGGGTTTCAGCGGCTCAAAAGAGGATCACGATCATGTCAACGCCAGTTGCTATCTCACCCGCCCAGACCCGCAAATTGTTAGATGAAGGTGCGATACTCATTGATATTCGCCAGCCTGAAGAGTTCGCCCGCGAGCATATTGTGCAGGCGAAACTGCATCCGCTGAATTCTTCCGCCGGGTATGTCCTCCCTAACGATGCTAGGGAAGGAAAAACGGTGATTTTCCACTGCTTATCCGGCATGCGTTCGGAACAGAATGCTGGCCTGCTGGCACAGGCTGCTTCACCCGCAGCGGTTTTTCTTCTGCAAGGGGGAATGACGGCATGGAAAAAGGCGGGATTTCCGACAGAGGTGAATCATAAGCAGCCAATTGACCTCATGCGGCAGGTTCAAATCGCCGCTGGCGTACTGATTCTGAGTGGTGTATTACTGGGGTACAGCGTAAACAGTGCTTTCTTCCTGCTGTCTGGTTTTGTGGGAGCAGGGTTGCTGTTTGCTGGTGTTACCGGATTTTGCGGTATGGCAAAGCTGTTAAGGAGAATGCCGTGGAACCGTGCAACTCAACGCTGATTGGCCGGGATGACTGGCTGAAACCGTAAGCGGGGTGTTAACCACTAAAAACAGGAGCAGTAATATGGATATGAAGAACATTCCGTTTGGTACGACTGACTGGTCGCAAATAGAGCCCAGCGAGCATCAAGGGGAAACGGGGATCGCCTACTGGCGAACGCAGCGTTTTGATAATATTCGGGTTCGTATTGTGGAATATACGCCTGGTTATCTCGCCGATCACTGGTGCTCAAAAGGGCATATTCTGCTGTGCCTTGAAGGCGAGCTTCATACGGAATTAGATGATGGTCGTGTTTTTGTCCTCAAACCGGGAATGAGTTATCAGGTCGCGGATAACGCGGAAGCCCATCGCTCTTACACTGAGACGGGTGCGAAGCTGTTTGTTGTGGATTGAGGTGAGGGGCTAACCCAGAGTACGGAAATCAGAGTACGGCGATTAGCCCTTGATTAGCTAACTTACCCTACCTGAGATCGCGTTCGTCGATGTCAGTAAACGTCCGTATAGAAAATTCAATCCATTGGTAGTGACGTAAGCAATGCGCTTCTAATTCTGTTGTCGATATCGGCACATAACCATACAATTAAAGAGGTTAATGGTGCGGGGTTTATCATCTACACAACTCAGGAGTGTATGAACATGTCTATCAGGATTGAACTTGCAGAACCAATGGAAGTGCTGAGTCTTCGGGTCGTTGGTCCCTATTACGAGAAAATACCGCAGGGATTTAATGAAATATTATCATGGGCAAAGGAACACCATCTCTCCATTGATAAATCTCTGGCGTTTTACTGGGATGACCCCAGCCGAGTAGAAGCGGATGAATTACGGGCGGATGTGGCGATTACGTGCAAGCGATGCCATCAACGTTGCTGGACGGTACGGAAATACGCAGGGAAATCATTCCCGGTGGACTTTATGCCGTAACGCACACCATTGTGAAAAATGGTGACTTTGCGCAAGCATGGAATGATTTTTATAAAGCGATCGATGCTCAGGGATACCGTCCGGCAGGTGATATATGCTATGAAAGCTATTTGTGCGATGGCAGTAATGGCAACTGGGAAATTGAAATATGGCAGTCGGTTGAAGAGGTGAAGTAAGCCTGTTCATAGGAAGTAACGAAAAAATAAAATGTATTGGAGCAGCCTGCATCGTTACTATTTATACTTATACGCCGTAAAAATATTACATTATGGTATATCTCTGGCAATTGAGGTTATTTTGCATTATCACAGGCACTCAATGAATGCCTGTTGTAATGCATCACTTAGTCACTGAGTTATCGATAGTCTTAATGGCTGTCCCATTCTGCTGTTTGATAATGTTTAACTGAACGCCGTCAGATTTTCGTGTGGCTAATACATTAATATCCTTTTCATCATCGCAATTGAAATCACCTTGCAGCGACAGCGCGATGGCTTTCAGCGAATCATCGGTAGAGAAAGGAATATACGAAATAGTATTATCCTTGCTAATCATTTTGACACCTACAGCACCAGTAATGTCGTTCTGATACAGGTTATAGATTTTTCCGTTACGAGAATCGGTATCAATAAATACCTCCGTTCCCAGCGCTTTTGCACTCGTCAAAACAATTGCGTCAAGGTCGGCACCCGGCGAATCGGCATATTTCGACAGGCTGGTGTCGACGATTTTCAGATAGGTAAATGAATCAGACTCTGAATCAATTACGTCAACGTCATACCCAATTACAGAACCACGATTGGTTGTCGTTTGAGCGGATGCAGGATTAATAGCCTGAAACACGGGTGTGGCCTTGATCCATTCACTGCCGTCATTGGATACATAGGCATCCCACGATTCATAGGTTCCTGCTTCATAGACGTAGAAATCCGCATCGGCAGTACCGCTCTTTTTAATCGCGTACGGGGTAAAGCGAACCACAACGCTACCTGCTGCACCGAGAGAAAGTATATTTTCATTCGTGCTGTAGCGATTAGGTTCGCCAAGTATTCTTTCGGGCACTTTATAACTTGAAGATACATTAGGGCCGGGCGTATAGCTTACGATTTCCGTGGCAAAACCCACTGCGGTACCCGGAATATCGGGATAACCTTTATAGGTTTCTGCAAAGGCTGAAGCTGATAATAGGCACATTAATGCAATTGCATATTTTTTCATTTCACGTCCTCTTAATATAAAAATCCCACGATTATGGGGAATTCATTGATGTTATTTTACGTTTGCCAGTTCGTTAGTAATTAGCCCACGAAAATATCAATGGACATTGCACTAGCACGTAAGCATCACGTGTAATCGAACCGACAATAGGCTGCACCTAATAGTACTGACGACCGATTCACGTTGAGCAATGATCTCGCAAATCCTCGATGCTTCATTTAAATTCGTTTTAATATTTATCCAAGGCAGACTTTCCTGATGGATGAGCCTGTTATAGCGATGAACGGTCAGCGCAAACCGCACAATGGCTCTGATATTCTCAACCTGCTTTGCGTAACGTTGTGTTATTGATTTTGTTATCTGAGATATTTACTGCTGGAAGGGAACCGATATTTTTAGGATTGCAGGTAGGTCTTATCATTCACTATTTTGACAGTAAAACGCCTGTGCGTATAAAAGACGCATAGAATTTAGATCATGTTGTCTTTCACGCGGTAGGGGATGATGTGGGGATAGTGCGTTAACACCCGCTCACGTGTTCCGGATACACGGGCGGGCTTCCGATTGTTGGTCGCTGAGGTAGTCATTCCACTAGCTTTACGAACTGGCTGTCTGCCAGTGGATCGTCTTGCGCGATATAGAGGTACTCGGCTTCCCGCATTTGTCTGGCATCAGCCAAAGAAATTGCCGGATAGCTGCCAAACGTCAACGTAGTGCGCTTTTTAGTTTGTGGGTGGTAATAGCGAAAACGCCATGTCTTTGTGCCGGAAGGTTTGACGAACAATAGCAGCCCGCCACCATCATGTAGCGACAATTCTTTGTCTATTACTTTAGCGGCTTTGACTTCCGTGTTTGTGAGGGGCTTTGCCTGAATGTCCATGATCGTTATCTTTGTGACTACGGTTTTATGGGACTACGCTGATTTAGTCCCAAATGTAGTCCCAAACTTTCCGGCTGTAAACGGGGTATCCCGATAGATAACAGGCAACAAAAAAACCGCAAACTCAGTGAGAATGCGGGTTTTTGTGGGGTTTCCGGTAGTAAACGATACTAACCGCACGAGAGAAATTGAATTTGCATTATAACAACCTGTTTTTATTGTTCATGTTATGATTCGTTTTTTGTTCATATAACTAAACGTATAACTAAAACGAAAAGTCATCCTGAAAAATAGTCTGCGCATGACAGTAAGGTTTCGTTTGATACGCTGATTTTTAGTGCTGGGTGCGATGTACATTTAATTTTGCCTTACGACGCTCCAACACCATCATTTTGCGTGTGTGCTGCCATAAAATCCCATCGAGCAACATAAACTCACGCCATTCGGCTGTACCCAAAGAAAGAGATCTGTGCATCAACTCGCCGACACGTTCAGCAAGAAGTAGGTTTCTTACTCGTAGCAATTGCAACGGCGTGAATCGCCCATCATCACCCGCCAAAGGAAAGAATGCCTGGCGGCTGCGTTCCCCATGTTTCACTGCATTGGTGTTACCTACGGGAGCACCTGCACCGATACGTTTACCGCCCCAGCCGGACGATCTTGATTGTTGGTCGTGTTTTTTGTTGTCTTTCATGGCTGAGTGGCGATTAGTTAGTGGATGTGCGTTCGTCAAAACCCAAAAAGTAAAACACTAAAGATCATCCAGCGTCATGCGTACTGGCTTGGGGTTGTGAAGATGTTCACGGACAACTTCAACTAATTCTACGTCTTCATCATTGAGTAACTTTTGTTTAAATGGGAGTCTTTCATTTTCAGCAACGTATTCCAACGTAAGGCGCAATGCCTCAGAAGGTGTAATACCCAGTTTCTTCAGTGCTGCATAAGAGCGCCTTTTAAGATCGTCATCGATACGGAAAGTAACATTACCCATCATATTCACCGGTGTACTTAGGTTTACTTTTGTGAAGGTTCGTTGTTCACCATTTTGCGGGTAAACGTCTGTGTGTATGAAAGACGCGTAGAATCTGGATCATATTATCTTTCACGCGGTAGGGGATGATGTAGGGATAGTGAGTTAACACAAGTTCACGCGTTCCAAGTACACGGCCAGGTCTTCCCATTGCTGGCTGTTGCGGTAGTAATTCCGTCAACCTTTGGACTTCATCTATGAATTGGCTGGCGGCTTGTGGATCGTCCTGCGCGATATAGCGGTACTCGGCTTCCAAATTGGCCGCAGATTTACGCAGCCATTTAATTTCCATGTCTTGCCGTACCTAACTTTTTAAACAGATTGTCCATCTCATCTGATGAGACAAAATCGCCTGCATCGGCTTCTTTAATAGCTTGCTCGATCTCTGTTATCTGCCAGGCTTCCCGCGCAAGATAGTCTTCAATAGCTTGTCCAGCCAGAAAAGAGCGGGTACGTCCCGTAGCTTTAGCCAGCGCATCAAGCTGCGCGGTTGTTTCATCATTTAATCGAACGGACATGACACCCATACGCCACCTCACTACATTGTGTGTTTTGTATACATTGTAGTTACTAGGGATATAGGAGGCAAGCTACTACTTAATGGTATTCGGGATGTTGTTCTCTATGCATGTATGGATTAGCAGCTGGCGTCTGTTAAGAGAGTGCAGTGAGCTGAACCGTGGTATGTTAGGCAACCTAGAACTGAAAACCTAAAAAGGATGTCACTTCCGGTGAACAATTGTCAGACCTGTAGCCAGCCAATGAGCAAAACGCCAGAAACACTTAATTTTGATTGTGGTGGCGATTGTTTAAGTTGCATGGCTTGGCATGGTGATCCAGACGCAATTGAGGTCGTTGAGAGACTTACTGGCGATAAAGTTAATGTCCGTGAACTTTCATATCGTACCTGTAAAGGTTGAAGGTCAACCATGAGCGAGGAGCGGAAATTCATACTGTTTTACAGTCAGATAGAGGTATCACTAACTTCGCTGTTTATCAATAAAGTGGGAGCAGGTCAAACGGGTGCAGCAGTAAGCGCGGACTTAGCCGTTCTTTGGCCAACGTCGGTCTCTGTATGCTTAGAGAGTTGTCGAAAAGATCGTCTTGCTCCTAAATGGTCTATAAAGTGGAATTCTGCTGTGTATATTTTGAGAAAGTAGTATGCACAGCGACATTGTAATCCGACAGAGTGGTCTCTTGGCCAAGACTACCCTGTAGAACTAATCTCACTACCAACCTATTCTAATTTACAGAAGGTATTATGGAAAAAAAATATCAGGTATTTTTGAGCTCCACCTATACAGATTTGGTGGAGGAGAGGGAAAGTATCATTAAAGCAGTCCTAGAATTGTATCATATCCCGATTGGAATGGAGATGTTCAGTGCAGAAGATGAAGATCAATGGGAAATAATAAGAAGAACCATAGAGGTAAGTGATTATTACATCTTAGTGTTAGGGTTAAGATATGGTTCAAAAACGTCCGGTGGGATAAGTTTCACCCATAAAGAATATAATTATGCCTTAGACAAAAAAATCCCTGTTCTTGCATTCTTAATGAATGACACTGTGGCTTTATCTGGAGATAAACGAGATGACGATCTCACTGACATTAAAAAATTCCGCAATACTGTTCTAACAAATTCCAAAATGGCACAGTTTTGGGACACAAAAGACCAATTAATAAAAAATGTTTCAGTTTCCTTAATGAAGCAGATTATGCAAAAACCTGGGATAGGATGGATACGCGGAGACAATACTTTTGTCAGTGAGTCTCTATCCAACGAATTATCAGTTCTAAGTAAAGAAAACAGAGAGTTAAGAGAAAAAATTACATTGCTTGAGTCAAAAATAGAAATTAAAAAACCAGAT
The genomic region above belongs to Pectobacterium colocasium and contains:
- a CDS encoding rhodanese family protein, yielding MSTPVAISPAQTRKLLDEGAILIDIRQPEEFAREHIVQAKLHPLNSSAGYVLPNDAREGKTVIFHCLSGMRSEQNAGLLAQAASPAAVFLLQGGMTAWKKAGFPTEVNHKQPIDLMRQVQIAAGVLILSGVLLGYSVNSAFFLLSGFVGAGLLFAGVTGFCGMAKLLRRMPWNRATQR
- a CDS encoding DHCW motif cupin fold protein; translated protein: MDMKNIPFGTTDWSQIEPSEHQGETGIAYWRTQRFDNIRVRIVEYTPGYLADHWCSKGHILLCLEGELHTELDDGRVFVLKPGMSYQVADNAEAHRSYTETGAKLFVVD
- a CDS encoding GyrI-like domain-containing protein, whose protein sequence is MSIRIELAEPMEVLSLRVVGPYYEKIPQGFNEILSWAKEHHLSIDKSLAFYWDDPSRVEADELRADVAITCKRCHQRCWTVRKYAGKSFPVDFMP
- a CDS encoding cell envelope biogenesis protein OmpA; translation: MKKYAIALMCLLSASAFAETYKGYPDIPGTAVGFATEIVSYTPGPNVSSSYKVPERILGEPNRYSTNENILSLGAAGSVVVRFTPYAIKKSGTADADFYVYEAGTYESWDAYVSNDGSEWIKATPVFQAINPASAQTTTNRGSVIGYDVDVIDSESDSFTYLKIVDTSLSKYADSPGADLDAIVLTSAKALGTEVFIDTDSRNGKIYNLYQNDITGAVGVKMISKDNTISYIPFSTDDSLKAIALSLQGDFNCDDEKDINVLATRKSDGVQLNIIKQQNGTAIKTIDNSVTK
- a CDS encoding type II toxin-antitoxin system RelB/DinJ family antitoxin, whose amino-acid sequence is MGNVTFRIDDDLKRRSYAALKKLGITPSEALRLTLEYVAENERLPFKQKLLNDEDVELVEVVREHLHNPKPVRMTLDDL
- a CDS encoding type II toxin-antitoxin system RelE/ParE family toxin — encoded protein: MEIKWLRKSAANLEAEYRYIAQDDPQAASQFIDEVQRLTELLPQQPAMGRPGRVLGTRELVLTHYPYIIPYRVKDNMIQILRVFHTHRRLPAKW
- the relB gene encoding type II toxin-antitoxin system RelB family antitoxin, coding for MGVMSVRLNDETTAQLDALAKATGRTRSFLAGQAIEDYLAREAWQITEIEQAIKEADAGDFVSSDEMDNLFKKLGTARHGN